In the Dioscorea cayenensis subsp. rotundata cultivar TDr96_F1 chromosome 12, TDr96_F1_v2_PseudoChromosome.rev07_lg8_w22 25.fasta, whole genome shotgun sequence genome, one interval contains:
- the LOC120273169 gene encoding uncharacterized protein LOC120273169: MEAKFLGVNTRLDEFGIVLRNVQASIQSLETQVGQLAKANSKWPPGSLPSNSKDNPREHLKAITLRNGKQLEERAKEGPITTNEKVTIQEDLSLTEKLPYSSRLMQDKEDAKFKKFLNIFKQLHINIPLVEALLQIPKYAKFMKDLLTNKMKLEELETMTLSTNCSAVIQKKLSKKLIDPNSFIIPGVIGE; encoded by the exons ATGGAAGCAAAGTTTCTAGGTGTAAACACTCGGCTTGATGAGTTTGGCATAGTGCTCAGAAATGTCCAAGCTTCCATTCAATCTCTTGAAACCCAAGTCGGACAACTTGCTAAGGCGAACTCTAAATGGCCACCTGGTAGTTTACCAAGCAATTCTAAGGATAACCCAAGGGAACATTTGAAGGCCATTACTTTGAGGAACGGGAAGCAATTGGAGGAAAGGGCTAAAGAGGGCCCAATTACCACAAATGAAAAGGTAACCATTCAGGAAGACCTTAGCCTGACTGAAAAAT TGCCATACTCGTCAAGGCTTATGCAAGACAAGGAAGATGCTAAGTTCAAGAAATTtctcaacatcttcaaacaacttcacataaACATTCCTCTTGTTGAAGCCcttttacaaatacccaagtatgcaaagttcaTGAAAGATCTCCTCACCAACAAGATGAAATTAGAAGAGTTGGAAACAATGACTCTCTCTACAAATTGCTCAGCAGTGATTCAGAAGAAATTGTCTAAGAAACTGATTGATCCTAACAGTTTTATTATTCCTGGTGTGATTGGGGAATGA